The Stygiolobus azoricus genome window below encodes:
- a CDS encoding hydrogenase maturation protease, which translates to MAVKVIGMGNRLYGDDAIGSLTAECMNAFDAEANGFQALTFIEKGDIVFFIDAVIMEEEFNLFKIDIENADFVEISDPHRLSPIQVISLAKRSGNVPKEAYILAIKPEKLDWPGISDKAIERIKELLTKYQDFLKKFGIDVNVESVVNCLKEKSNTPWK; encoded by the coding sequence ATGGCTGTCAAAGTTATAGGCATGGGGAATAGGCTTTACGGAGACGATGCTATAGGATCTTTGACCGCAGAATGTATGAACGCTTTTGATGCAGAGGCTAATGGTTTCCAAGCTTTAACTTTTATAGAAAAAGGAGATATAGTGTTTTTTATTGATGCAGTTATAATGGAAGAGGAATTTAACTTATTCAAAATAGATATAGAAAATGCTGACTTTGTAGAAATCTCAGATCCTCATAGACTTTCCCCAATTCAAGTTATCTCACTTGCTAAAAGGTCAGGGAATGTGCCTAAAGAAGCTTATATTTTAGCTATTAAGCCTGAAAAATTGGATTGGCCGGGTATATCAGATAAGGCTATTGAAAGAATCAAAGAACTGTTAACTAAATATCAAGATTTTTTGAAAAAATTTGGTATAGACGTAAATGTAGAGAGTGTTGTTAATTGTCTAAAGGAGAAAAGTAATACTCCTTGGAAATAG
- a CDS encoding hydrogenase/urease maturation nickel metallochaperone HypA — translation MHEWSVADAIIRTVINWANENHVKEIVKVKVGIPSFSFLDLEILKEAFDIMKKDSVLNNAELEVEFKDPTFKCRNCGFTFTLSDVKDQLDSVKSEFGEEYPLHLMPALAPSFLKCPKCGSHDIITQTQDITIDGIEVKDSGTTEAVS, via the coding sequence ATGCATGAATGGTCTGTAGCAGACGCAATTATTAGGACTGTAATAAATTGGGCTAATGAGAACCACGTAAAGGAAATTGTTAAAGTTAAGGTTGGAATTCCTTCTTTTTCTTTTTTAGACTTAGAGATATTAAAGGAAGCATTTGATATAATGAAGAAGGATTCGGTTTTAAATAATGCTGAATTAGAGGTGGAATTTAAGGATCCTACTTTTAAGTGTAGAAACTGTGGATTTACTTTCACTTTATCCGACGTTAAGGACCAACTTGATTCGGTAAAATCGGAATTTGGAGAGGAATATCCATTACATCTTATGCCTGCATTAGCCCCATCATTTCTTAAGTGTCCAAAATGCGGTTCTCATGATATAATTACTCAAACTCAGGATATTACAATAGATGGAATAGAAGTGAAAGATAGTGGAACCACTGAGGCAGTTAGCTAA
- a CDS encoding HypC/HybG/HupF family hydrogenase formation chaperone — translation MCWAVPAKVVSIDSDFVATVDLGGNTLKKVAIGVDNLQVGDYVMVHAGVIIAKLTKQQVIENIKFIAEQIKEVAEIEGINPDEAVKSFMDAFSYILKDVEGESSGG, via the coding sequence ATGTGTTGGGCAGTTCCGGCTAAAGTTGTTTCAATAGATTCTGATTTTGTAGCAACTGTAGATTTAGGAGGAAATACATTAAAGAAGGTCGCTATAGGAGTAGACAATCTACAAGTAGGAGATTACGTGATGGTTCACGCTGGTGTAATAATAGCAAAGTTAACTAAACAACAAGTTATAGAAAACATAAAATTTATAGCAGAACAAATTAAAGAAGTTGCAGAAATAGAAGGAATTAACCCTGATGAGGCAGTGAAATCTTTTATGGATGCTTTTTCATATATTCTAAAAGACGTCGAGGGTGAGAGTAGTGGTGGATAG
- a CDS encoding MarR family winged helix-turn-helix transcriptional regulator, with translation MQKNEEDIQIFSTIAKIHRAIQRELNRRLQKLNITYLDFLILKATNEGPKTMVELAKRFYVTQAAITSAVDRLEKYNLVERRRNSKDRRVIVISITPEGKRTFEEGVKIYKAFASEILGDMGEMRDVLIKLNRILEKLNNIEEK, from the coding sequence ATGCAGAAAAATGAGGAAGACATTCAGATTTTCAGCACTATAGCAAAGATACATAGGGCTATACAGAGAGAATTAAATAGACGTTTACAGAAGCTTAATATTACTTATTTAGATTTCCTCATTTTGAAGGCTACAAATGAAGGACCTAAAACAATGGTGGAATTAGCTAAAAGATTTTATGTAACTCAAGCAGCAATTACTTCAGCCGTAGATAGATTAGAGAAGTATAATTTAGTTGAGAGAAGAAGAAATTCTAAGGACAGAAGAGTAATCGTTATATCAATAACTCCAGAAGGTAAAAGAACTTTTGAAGAAGGCGTTAAAATATATAAGGCGTTCGCATCAGAGATTCTTGGAGATATGGGAGAAATGAGAGACGTATTAATAAAATTAAATAGAATCTTAGAAAAACTGAATAATATTGAAGAAAAATAG
- a CDS encoding HEPN domain-containing protein, with protein MSGNYVRILKERALNALELAKISKDVNWSLFLSEQAAQLYIKAIYYELFGEKIRGQIRGLLGQLITELDNHHFEKESKKIKDFVTQNREKLIILEESYTESRYGEEDLYEPNLAADIIKLVSELIQLLEELSKNVKLG; from the coding sequence ATGAGTGGTAATTACGTTAGGATACTTAAGGAGAGAGCTTTGAACGCATTGGAATTGGCTAAGATTTCGAAAGACGTAAATTGGAGCTTATTTCTTTCCGAACAAGCAGCACAACTGTACATTAAAGCGATTTATTACGAACTATTTGGAGAGAAAATAAGGGGACAAATAAGAGGTTTGTTAGGGCAACTAATAACAGAGCTTGATAATCATCATTTTGAAAAAGAGTCCAAGAAGATAAAAGACTTTGTTACTCAAAACAGGGAGAAGCTAATTATTTTAGAAGAAAGTTATACTGAAAGTAGATATGGAGAAGAAGATTTATACGAACCTAATTTGGCTGCAGATATTATCAAGCTAGTCTCAGAACTAATCCAACTCCTTGAGGAGTTGAGTAAAAATGTCAAGTTGGGTTAA
- a CDS encoding redoxin domain-containing protein yields the protein MKLKVGDKAPDFEAEDDEGKRVKLSDFQGKS from the coding sequence ATGAAGCTCAAAGTAGGAGATAAAGCACCAGATTTTGAAGCTGAAGACGATGAAGGTAAAAGAGTTAAATTATCAGATTTTCAAGGTAAATCTTAA
- a CDS encoding nucleotidyltransferase domain-containing protein has translation MSSWVKRKFQHLRKWREYAEAIAKASKDLDPRSRVFVFGGVAEDRVTVLSDIDILIVTDVKDKRSFKRAVLLRAFDIYGLPFDAPVEIHVTDLEGFKEYSKYSKVIEIA, from the coding sequence ATGTCAAGTTGGGTTAAGAGAAAATTCCAACACTTAAGAAAATGGAGGGAATACGCTGAAGCTATAGCAAAGGCTTCCAAGGACCTCGACCCTAGGTCAAGAGTATTTGTCTTTGGCGGTGTAGCGGAAGATAGAGTTACTGTGTTAAGTGATATTGATATATTAATAGTTACAGATGTTAAAGATAAGAGAAGCTTTAAAAGGGCAGTATTGTTAAGAGCCTTCGATATTTACGGTCTACCTTTCGATGCACCAGTCGAAATTCACGTAACTGATTTAGAAGGGTTCAAAGAATACTCAAAATATTCTAAGGTTATAGAAATAGCGTAA
- the hypE gene encoding hydrogenase expression/formation protein HypE: protein MDRILISHGNGGKDTQNILQKYIFSKLPEYLKKTVNGLGLDYLDDGAVIDPEDKIIVTTDSHTIEPYFFPGGSIGKLAVSGTLNDVIMMGGNPIALLDSIIVAEGFPLDDLDKITNDMISILKEFNIPLIGGDFKVIPSDSMKGIAINTVGIGVSKNPIIDRVVDGDSIIVTGPIGVHGAMVAALRYGIETNLKSDVKPLMKLLEIFDKFQGDIHAARDPTRGGLAATLNEWAQLSGKMIIIEEKDLPIPEEVKSITELTGLDPLTLANEGVAVLSVPSDKAENIVEELKKLDFEPRIIGKVIEPKDKNNKGIVIMRTEVGGTRIVEMPTGDIVPRIC from the coding sequence GTGGATAGAATTTTAATATCTCATGGTAATGGTGGTAAAGATACACAGAACATTTTACAAAAATACATATTTTCAAAATTACCTGAATATTTGAAAAAGACTGTGAATGGTTTAGGTTTGGATTACCTAGATGATGGTGCAGTAATTGACCCTGAAGATAAGATTATAGTTACCACTGATTCTCACACTATAGAGCCTTATTTCTTCCCTGGTGGAAGTATAGGAAAACTAGCAGTTTCTGGGACTCTAAATGACGTTATAATGATGGGAGGAAATCCTATAGCATTATTAGATTCTATAATAGTAGCAGAAGGTTTTCCTTTAGACGATTTAGATAAAATAACTAATGATATGATATCCATACTGAAAGAGTTTAACATTCCATTAATAGGCGGAGATTTCAAAGTCATCCCTTCAGACTCTATGAAGGGAATTGCTATAAATACTGTGGGAATTGGAGTAAGTAAAAATCCTATAATAGATAGAGTGGTTGATGGAGATTCAATTATAGTTACTGGGCCTATTGGAGTTCATGGTGCAATGGTAGCTGCATTAAGATACGGCATTGAGACTAATCTTAAGAGCGACGTTAAACCATTAATGAAACTTCTTGAAATATTTGATAAATTCCAAGGAGATATTCACGCTGCTAGAGATCCTACTAGAGGAGGATTAGCAGCTACTTTGAACGAATGGGCTCAATTATCTGGCAAAATGATAATTATAGAGGAGAAAGATTTACCAATTCCTGAAGAGGTTAAATCCATAACGGAATTAACGGGATTAGATCCTTTAACCCTAGCTAACGAGGGTGTTGCAGTACTTTCAGTACCTTCAGATAAAGCAGAAAATATTGTCGAAGAGTTAAAGAAATTGGACTTCGAACCTAGAATTATAGGTAAGGTTATTGAGCCTAAAGATAAGAATAATAAAGGTATAGTAATTATGAGGACAGAGGTAGGAGGAACTAGAATTGTTGAAATGCCTACTGGTGACATAGTACCAAGAATCTGTTAG
- a CDS encoding MFS transporter: protein MEYKWVVLSNTTLGVLMASINSTITIISLPAIFRGIDINPFTSFQYLLWILMGYNIVTATLLVSFGRLSDMYGRVRLYNLGFLIFTIGSILLSITPNTGSLGALELIFFRIIQGVGGAFLMANSAAIITDAFPYNERGKALGINQIAGLAGSLIGLILGGILSTINWRYVFLVSVPVGIFGTIWSYTKLKELSKPSRNEGLDPIGNITFGLGLILILIGVTYGLMPYGTSQTGWEDPWVIASMVVGAGLLVSFVYVEKKVRYSMFRLELFKIRMFAAGNIANLLRSFAYGGLMIIIIIFLQGIWLPLHGYSYSETPFWAGIYTIPLMLGFVTMGPISGWLSDKYGARVLSTLGMVIVGIGFLALTTLPYNFNYPEFALIIFIMGLGNGMFASPNTASIMNSVPPKYRGVASGMRSTLQNTGQTASIALFFTIVIASLTTTLPHALAQSVIQAGAPQLAPLVQKVPVAGALFAAFLGYDPVKSMLSTLPQNILSTIPSTAISTMEQRTWFPTAIAPAFMSALRDAFYVGAGMSFIAAITSALRGRIQIAELEEKVGRNAEK from the coding sequence ATGGAGTATAAGTGGGTTGTACTAAGCAATACTACTTTAGGAGTTTTAATGGCATCAATAAATAGCACCATTACGATAATTTCTCTCCCTGCAATATTTAGAGGAATAGACATAAATCCGTTCACTTCATTCCAATACTTATTATGGATTTTAATGGGATACAATATAGTAACTGCTACTCTTCTAGTATCCTTTGGTAGACTCTCTGATATGTATGGAAGAGTTAGACTTTACAATTTAGGTTTTCTAATATTTACTATAGGTTCAATACTTTTATCAATAACTCCAAACACTGGAAGTCTAGGAGCGTTAGAACTAATATTTTTTAGAATTATACAAGGTGTTGGAGGAGCTTTTCTAATGGCAAATAGTGCTGCAATCATAACTGATGCTTTTCCTTATAATGAAAGAGGAAAGGCTTTGGGAATAAACCAAATTGCGGGATTGGCAGGATCTCTTATAGGATTAATTTTGGGAGGAATACTTTCAACAATAAATTGGAGATATGTATTTTTAGTTAGTGTCCCTGTAGGGATATTCGGAACAATATGGAGTTACACTAAATTGAAGGAATTAAGTAAGCCCAGTAGAAACGAGGGATTAGATCCTATAGGAAATATAACTTTCGGTTTAGGCCTAATACTCATATTAATAGGTGTAACTTACGGATTAATGCCATACGGAACATCTCAAACTGGATGGGAAGATCCTTGGGTAATAGCTTCCATGGTTGTCGGTGCTGGACTTTTGGTATCTTTCGTTTATGTAGAAAAGAAAGTTAGATATTCCATGTTTAGGTTGGAACTCTTTAAGATTAGAATGTTTGCCGCAGGCAATATAGCAAACCTGTTAAGATCGTTCGCTTATGGAGGATTAATGATAATAATAATAATTTTCCTTCAAGGAATATGGTTACCATTACATGGATATAGTTATTCAGAGACACCATTCTGGGCTGGAATATATACAATACCTTTAATGCTAGGATTCGTAACTATGGGACCCATAAGTGGGTGGTTATCAGATAAATATGGAGCAAGAGTACTATCTACTTTGGGAATGGTGATAGTAGGTATTGGATTTTTAGCATTAACAACTCTTCCATATAACTTCAATTATCCAGAATTTGCATTAATAATTTTCATAATGGGATTAGGTAATGGAATGTTTGCGTCTCCAAATACTGCATCAATAATGAATAGTGTACCTCCAAAATATAGGGGAGTAGCATCAGGAATGAGATCTACTTTACAGAATACCGGACAAACTGCTAGTATAGCTTTATTTTTCACTATAGTCATAGCATCTCTTACAACTACACTTCCTCATGCCTTAGCCCAGTCCGTCATTCAAGCAGGGGCACCTCAATTAGCTCCTCTAGTTCAAAAGGTTCCAGTTGCTGGAGCACTTTTTGCGGCTTTCTTAGGTTATGATCCAGTAAAATCCATGTTGTCAACATTACCCCAAAATATATTGTCCACAATACCGTCAACTGCTATTTCCACAATGGAGCAAAGAACGTGGTTTCCAACAGCTATAGCCCCAGCCTTCATGAGCGCCTTAAGAGATGCATTTTACGTAGGTGCAGGGATGTCATTTATTGCAGCAATTACATCAGCTCTTAGAGGAAGAATTCAAATAGCAGAACTTGAAGAAAAGGTTGGTAGAAATGCAGAAAAATGA
- the hypD gene encoding hydrogenase formation protein HypD produces the protein MDLPKQIELIFRENTPLAAKISDEIAKLTPKVIEKTGLDKIKIMNFCGSHEWTTTHYGLRALMPKEVELIPGPGCPVCVTPSSDIENMIKLAIDGYRVYTFGDAFRLPTVNHYKKDQIGSLAMAKAAGADVRIAYSFVDAIEDAKKDNKPSVFFGIGFETTSPSYAVLFAKGKVPKNLMFYSSIKLTAPAAEYAVKLHKATKRTPVSGVIGPGHVSTIIGAMSWDFFPVKYKIPAVVSGFEPIDVLTGVLVILKDLYTGDIKFTNLEYKRVTTIKGNLYAQEKIREVFDVVDAIWRGIGTIPKSGLDLNEKYSEYNARLQLGLKEKPWDYDLPPGCRCNEVTLGTAYPDECPLFMKACTPARPWGPCMVSMEGACAVWARFGSSQRVLEIIKEVKSNVLGSSG, from the coding sequence ATGGATCTACCTAAACAGATTGAATTAATTTTCAGAGAGAATACTCCTTTAGCAGCAAAAATATCTGATGAAATCGCTAAATTAACTCCAAAAGTTATAGAAAAAACTGGATTAGATAAGATAAAGATAATGAATTTCTGCGGTTCTCATGAATGGACTACTACACATTACGGATTAAGAGCTCTAATGCCAAAAGAGGTAGAATTAATTCCTGGTCCAGGTTGTCCAGTCTGTGTTACTCCGTCAAGTGATATTGAAAATATGATAAAATTAGCAATTGATGGCTATAGAGTTTACACTTTTGGTGACGCATTTAGATTACCTACAGTAAATCACTATAAGAAGGATCAAATAGGTAGCCTAGCTATGGCTAAAGCTGCTGGTGCAGACGTTAGAATTGCATATAGTTTTGTTGATGCTATAGAAGATGCTAAAAAGGATAATAAACCTTCAGTATTCTTTGGAATAGGTTTTGAAACTACTAGTCCAAGCTATGCAGTTCTATTTGCTAAAGGGAAAGTACCTAAGAACCTAATGTTTTACTCTTCTATTAAATTAACAGCTCCAGCGGCTGAATATGCAGTAAAACTACATAAGGCAACTAAGAGAACTCCTGTCTCTGGAGTTATAGGCCCTGGTCACGTTTCGACAATTATAGGAGCAATGAGTTGGGATTTCTTCCCAGTAAAGTATAAGATACCTGCAGTAGTATCAGGATTTGAACCAATAGATGTACTAACTGGAGTTTTAGTAATTCTAAAAGATCTCTATACTGGTGATATAAAATTCACTAACCTAGAATATAAGAGGGTTACGACAATAAAAGGAAACCTTTATGCTCAAGAAAAAATTAGGGAAGTATTTGATGTTGTTGACGCAATATGGAGAGGAATAGGTACAATTCCTAAGAGCGGATTAGATTTGAATGAGAAATATTCAGAGTACAATGCCAGGCTTCAATTAGGGTTGAAAGAAAAGCCATGGGACTACGATCTTCCTCCTGGATGTAGATGCAATGAAGTCACATTAGGCACTGCGTATCCAGATGAATGCCCATTATTCATGAAGGCATGTACTCCTGCTAGACCTTGGGGACCATGTATGGTATCAATGGAAGGGGCATGTGCTGTGTGGGCAAGATTTGGATCTTCCCAGAGAGTTTTGGAAATAATAAAGGAGGTGAAATCGAATGTGTTGGGCAGTTCCGGCTAA